The proteins below come from a single Triticum aestivum cultivar Chinese Spring chromosome 5D, IWGSC CS RefSeq v2.1, whole genome shotgun sequence genomic window:
- the LOC123119492 gene encoding E3 ubiquitin protein ligase DRIP2 has translation MQSGPASPAPPEDTPMSAAAAVAEVEVMEEADGEQAKEDAVKVAEAQADRGVKRGRGRPRRRPVAVEGSGVVMVKREQLARCMTCQLCHRLLRNATTISECLHTFCRKCIYKKLNDEECDHCPVCKIDLGCAPIEKLRADHNKQDVRSKIFPLKRNKIGAKESPVTLPIKRKERSISSLVVDTPRITTGLTGRRTRAVTRKAAAALRGLGPILDPVERDNGSANKHPDNLSLLDSLSKVPQTRRKASSIAETSSHNSNKDKAGDDKDLDKADLWKPLNCLVEAASKTKSFRSSPSVKGDQPNGSPSSEHASKEKPVENLRKTRFQDDKKDAPQPVMLKKKGTGRAKNATSVAAASQKAQNSRALNPVWFSLIASFEQKGVPPLPQIPAHYLRIKDGSIAASSIQRYIMQKLSLGSESEVELSCCGQSINPIQPVHNLMDRWLRVGPSRHLQTSVGSSGGEYVMVITYGRPKS, from the exons ATGCAGAGCGGGCCCGCAtcgccggccccgccggaggacacaccgatgtcggcggcggcggcggtggctgaggTGGAGGTGATGGAGGAGGCTGACGGGGAGCAGGCGAAGGAGGATGCTGTGAAGGTGGCGGAGGCGCAGGCGGATAGGGGAGTGAAGAGGGGGCGGGGGCGACCGCGGCGGCGGCCCGTGGCCGTGGAGGGGAGCGGGGTGGTGATGGTGAAGCGGGAGCAGCTCGCGCGCTGCATGACGTGCCAGCTCTGCCACCGCCTGCTCCGCAACGCCACCACCATCTCCGAGTGCCTTCACACAT TTTGTAGAAAGTGTATCTATAAGAAGCTTAATGATGAAGAGTGTGACCATTGTCCAGTATGTAAAATTGATCTCGGCTGCGCCCCAATTGAGAAGCTTAG GGCTGATCACAATAAACAAGACGTGAGGTCAAAAATTTTCCCATTGAAAAGAAATAAGATCGGTGCTAAAGAATCTCCAGTTACACTGCCTATTAAAAGGAAAGAGAGGTCTATCTCTTCATTGGTGGTTGACACACCTCGAATCACAACGGGTTTGACTGGGCGCCGAACAAGAGCCGTTACTAGGAAGGCTGCCGCTGCATTACGTGGCCTTGGTCCTATCCTTGATCCTGTAGAAAGGGATAATGGTAGCGCCAATAAGCATCCTGATAATTTAAGCTTGCTGGACAGCTTGAGCAAAGTGCCTCAAACAAGAAGAAAG GCATCATCAATTGCAGAAACGTCAAGTCATAACTCTAATAAAGATAAAGCAGGTGATGATAAGGACTTGGACAAGGCAGATCTATGGAAACCTCTAAACTGTCTTGTAGAGGCTGCAAGCAAAACAAAGTCCTTCAGGTCAAGTCCATCTGTTAAGGGAGATCAGCCCAATGGATCTCCTAGTAGTGAACATGCTAGCAAAGAGAAGCCTGTGGAGAATCTACGAAAGACCAGATTTCAAGATGACAAGAAAGATGCTCCACAGCCAGTAATGCTTAAAAAGAAAGGGACTGGCCGGGCGAAGAATGCAACCTCTGTTGCTGCAGCTAGCCAGAAGGCCCAGAATAGTAGGGCACTGAACCCCGTATGGTTCTCATTGATTGCCTCGTTTGAGCA GAAAGGTGTCCCACCTTTGCCACAGATACCTGCCCATTATTTGAGAATAAA AGATGGAAGTATAGCCGCATCATCCATCCAAAGGTATATTATGCAGAAGCTCAGTCTTGGAAGTGAGTCTGAG GTTGAACTGAGCTGCTGTGGGCAGTCAATAAACCCCATACAACCGGTGCACAACCTGATGGATAGGTGGCTGAGGGTTGGCCCGTCGCGCCATTTACAGACGTCGGTAGGCTCCTCTGGGGGAGAGTATGTGATGGTGATAACCTATGGGCGGCCAAAGTCTTGA